In Paraflavitalea devenefica, the following are encoded in one genomic region:
- a CDS encoding CoA-binding protein, producing the protein MGTAKKTVVLGASDNPARYSFLAINKLRAHNHPVVAIGRKKSTVGDVNVQTEQQPAGDVDTVTLYLNPTHQKEYYDYILSLHPKRIIFNPGAENEELAAMAEKQGIQPMEACTLVLLSTGQY; encoded by the coding sequence ATGGGCACAGCTAAAAAGACAGTGGTATTGGGCGCTTCTGATAATCCGGCACGTTATAGTTTCCTGGCTATTAATAAGCTACGGGCCCATAATCATCCCGTGGTAGCTATAGGACGCAAAAAGTCGACAGTGGGCGATGTGAATGTACAAACGGAGCAGCAGCCGGCAGGCGATGTAGATACCGTGACTTTATACCTGAACCCAACTCATCAAAAGGAATACTACGATTATATCCTTTCCCTGCATCCCAAACGCATTATCTTCAATCCCGGCGCAGAAAATGAAGAGCTGGCTGCTATGGCCGAAAAGCAAGGCATACAACCTATGGAAGCCTGTACGCTGGTTCTATTAAGCACAGGACAATATTGA
- a CDS encoding energy transducer TonB: MKLSDAKLIATVTCIVLVLHVRGQRSDESYYLFDSAWKSTTVLKDARYFARAKPSGDSCEQWDVYRLNGPLIRIETNKKDENGTAHGRYSWYDRQGYMDSLGNYVNGIVNGDWYYYNDTGGLRYQKRFAMGKLVWEKDFSKDTSHKKYELKEGEKESEFEGGLARWQRYLNKNFRYPEAASKREIQGTVRIWFTVDTDGIVQDSWVAKSVELSLDDEAIRLIRISPKWTPAVKDGRKVKSYKTQPVIFRLQ; this comes from the coding sequence ATGAAGTTGAGTGACGCAAAACTAATTGCTACTGTTACATGCATAGTGCTGGTTCTACATGTACGCGGTCAGCGAAGTGACGAAAGCTATTATTTGTTTGATTCAGCCTGGAAAAGTACTACTGTTTTAAAAGATGCCCGGTATTTTGCCCGGGCAAAACCGTCGGGCGATTCCTGCGAACAATGGGATGTTTACCGTTTGAATGGGCCACTGATAAGGATAGAGACTAATAAAAAAGATGAGAACGGAACAGCGCATGGCAGGTATTCCTGGTACGATAGGCAAGGTTACATGGATTCCCTGGGGAATTATGTAAATGGTATCGTTAATGGCGATTGGTATTATTACAATGATACGGGCGGACTGCGTTACCAGAAGCGATTTGCAATGGGGAAACTGGTGTGGGAAAAAGACTTTTCAAAAGATACGTCCCATAAAAAATATGAATTAAAAGAGGGAGAGAAAGAATCTGAATTTGAGGGTGGCCTTGCCCGCTGGCAACGGTATCTGAATAAAAACTTCAGATATCCCGAAGCCGCTAGCAAACGGGAGATCCAAGGTACGGTCAGGATATGGTTTACGGTTGATACAGATGGCATTGTACAGGATTCCTGGGTAGCAAAATCTGTTGAATTGTCACTGGATGATGAAGCCATACGGTTAATACGTATTTCTCCCAAATGGACGCCCGCTGTCAAGGACGGCCGTAAAGTGAAAAGCTACAAAACACAGCCTGTGATTTTCCGTCTTCAATAA
- a CDS encoding GbsR/MarR family transcriptional regulator: protein MKLNDAKLKFIDSWGSFGTHWGINRTMAQIHALLLISPDPLSQDDIMEQLSVSRGNVNMNIRELIDWGLVERTSIPGERKEFFIAEKDIWKVSTTIIKERKRRELDPMLKLMDQLAAVEGDKKDKEVKQFVETMQGIKRFGNQADKMLDVLVKADENWFVGSLMKFFK, encoded by the coding sequence ATGAAGTTGAATGATGCAAAACTGAAGTTTATCGATTCCTGGGGTTCCTTTGGAACGCATTGGGGCATTAACCGCACCATGGCGCAGATACATGCCCTGTTGCTTATTAGTCCCGATCCATTGAGCCAGGATGATATTATGGAACAACTGAGTGTAAGCCGGGGCAATGTGAATATGAATATACGGGAGTTGATAGACTGGGGCCTGGTAGAGCGTACCAGTATACCCGGGGAGCGTAAAGAGTTTTTTATAGCGGAGAAGGATATCTGGAAGGTATCTACCACGATCATTAAAGAACGTAAGCGCAGGGAGTTGGATCCCATGCTGAAACTGATGGACCAACTGGCCGCTGTGGAAGGCGACAAGAAGGATAAGGAAGTAAAGCAGTTTGTGGAAACCATGCAGGGCATCAAACGCTTCGGCAACCAGGCCGATAAAATGCTGGATGTACTCGTAAAGGCCGATGAGAACTGGTTTGTAGGAAGCCTCATGAAATTCTTTAAATAA
- a CDS encoding DUF5723 family protein, with amino-acid sequence MALLLGQLAVIAQNYHAVNGSSYAGSLGVGNNPASIVNTPFAWDIDIFSVQAKPATNAVTVYKYSLLSSPANSEYLFDKGYYKRFVQANANVNLLNTRIALNRRAAIAGGINIRSYTGIKTSPYNFIDTLRSSRAFFQMNGGNTDYSLDMVSSSWLEIFGTYAQTILDNERSRLNAGVTVRVSRGLSGAHANLASGKVERVIENGQEIYVLRDAYARYGYSSNFDDWEDGKGSGQNVRSFMTNTEGGASFDVGVEYLIKPYVIADFNDPEERYYDYDWKIGISVLDIGFNQYKHGVNSRIARGFRENVTDIDLDTKFKNLDGIRGFNDSLATIAGAMAQLTGKFNIINPTRLVINVDRYLFDAFYLNADLSINLSPLAGDGRLYVRETNLLAVTPRWETRRLGFYMPILYNTEKQLRIGGAVKAGPLLIGIHNWATLFAKDRMQNGGGYLAFIVRAGRNSEAKRSRKYDCPPY; translated from the coding sequence ATGGCGTTATTATTGGGGCAGTTGGCAGTGATTGCGCAGAATTATCACGCAGTTAATGGCTCTTCCTATGCAGGCAGCCTGGGAGTAGGCAACAATCCTGCTTCCATTGTGAACACACCTTTTGCCTGGGATATTGATATTTTCTCTGTGCAGGCAAAACCGGCCACCAATGCCGTTACCGTATATAAATATTCGCTGCTTTCTTCTCCCGCCAATTCCGAATACCTGTTTGATAAAGGGTATTACAAGCGTTTTGTGCAGGCCAATGCCAACGTGAACCTGCTCAATACGCGCATTGCCCTGAACCGGCGGGCGGCTATTGCCGGAGGCATCAACATCCGCAGCTATACCGGTATTAAGACCAGCCCTTATAATTTCATTGATACCCTGAGAAGCTCCCGTGCTTTCTTTCAGATGAATGGGGGAAATACAGATTATAGTCTTGATATGGTTTCCAGTAGCTGGCTGGAGATCTTTGGCACTTATGCCCAAACCATCCTGGATAATGAGCGTAGCCGGCTGAATGCCGGTGTTACCGTGCGGGTATCCCGCGGCCTTTCGGGGGCACATGCCAACCTTGCGAGCGGAAAGGTAGAAAGGGTCATAGAGAACGGACAGGAAATATATGTGCTCAGGGATGCCTATGCCCGTTATGGCTATTCCTCCAACTTTGATGATTGGGAAGATGGTAAAGGATCGGGACAGAATGTGCGGAGCTTTATGACGAATACAGAAGGAGGGGCTTCTTTTGATGTAGGCGTGGAATACCTGATCAAGCCTTATGTGATAGCCGATTTCAATGATCCGGAAGAACGTTATTATGATTATGACTGGAAGATTGGTATTTCGGTGCTGGACATCGGGTTCAACCAATATAAGCATGGTGTTAACAGCCGTATTGCGCGGGGCTTCCGGGAGAATGTTACCGACATTGACCTGGATACGAAATTTAAAAACCTGGATGGCATCAGGGGATTTAATGACAGCCTGGCTACTATTGCGGGCGCCATGGCGCAATTGACCGGGAAGTTTAATATTATCAATCCAACCAGGCTGGTCATTAATGTAGACCGGTATTTGTTTGATGCTTTTTACCTCAATGCAGACCTGTCCATCAATCTTTCTCCGCTGGCGGGGGATGGCCGGTTATATGTGCGCGAAACCAACCTGCTGGCGGTAACACCCCGCTGGGAAACCCGGCGGCTGGGATTTTATATGCCCATACTCTATAATACAGAAAAACAGCTTCGTATAGGTGGAGCAGTGAAGGCGGGGCCGCTGCTGATAGGCATTCATAACTGGGCTACCCTGTTTGCCAAAGACCGTATGCAAAACGGTGGGGGATATCTGGCGTTTATTGTCCGTGCCGGCAGGAACAGCGAGGCTAAGCGAAGCAGGAAATATGATTGTCCTCCTTATTAA
- a CDS encoding epimerase has product MRNKRIVIAGGTGFIGQAMAQYFGKDNHVIILSRQAMNNRNNHYSHHLLKAADGYNITYWRWDGRHVEKHWLDDIEGSDIVINLAGKSVNCRYNELNRKEVLNSRIDATHTIGEAIRRVSNPPPLWINAASATIYRHAMDRPQEEENGEISDLKNDNMPYSFLDRLRYRWKKWKAGLLHGKEAEQYRLLNKDFSVGICKQWEQVFFNEQTPATRKVALRAAITLGAGGVMVPYFNLLKAGLGGYQGSGQQMYSWVHEEDLCRVVEWCYEHPEAAGVYNCSAPNPVTNIDFMRSLRRVTGHKVGLPAFTWMLELGARLIGTETELVLKSRWVLPGRLLKDGFRFKYVQVEDALQDIVSKTPRKKYHLF; this is encoded by the coding sequence ATGAGAAACAAGAGAATAGTCATTGCAGGAGGCACCGGCTTCATTGGTCAGGCAATGGCTCAATATTTCGGAAAAGACAATCATGTTATTATTCTCAGCCGCCAAGCGATGAATAATAGAAATAACCATTACAGCCACCACCTGCTAAAAGCAGCAGACGGATACAATATCACCTACTGGCGCTGGGACGGCAGGCATGTAGAAAAGCACTGGCTGGATGATATAGAAGGCAGTGATATCGTGATCAACCTCGCAGGCAAATCGGTAAATTGCCGGTATAATGAACTCAACAGGAAAGAAGTGCTCAACAGCCGGATAGATGCTACGCATACCATTGGAGAAGCGATCAGGCGTGTTAGTAACCCTCCCCCATTATGGATCAATGCTGCTTCAGCCACCATTTACCGGCATGCCATGGACAGGCCACAGGAAGAAGAAAATGGGGAGATCAGCGACCTCAAAAACGACAATATGCCTTATTCATTCCTCGACAGGTTGCGCTACCGGTGGAAAAAGTGGAAGGCGGGATTATTGCATGGTAAAGAGGCGGAACAATACCGGTTGCTGAACAAAGACTTTTCGGTAGGCATTTGTAAGCAATGGGAACAGGTTTTCTTCAATGAGCAAACGCCCGCCACCAGGAAAGTAGCTTTGCGGGCCGCCATTACCCTGGGAGCGGGTGGAGTAATGGTCCCTTATTTCAACCTGCTCAAAGCAGGGCTTGGCGGTTACCAGGGAAGCGGACAACAGATGTATAGCTGGGTGCACGAAGAAGACCTGTGCCGTGTGGTGGAATGGTGCTATGAGCATCCCGAAGCAGCAGGCGTGTACAACTGTTCGGCTCCCAACCCGGTTACCAATATTGATTTCATGCGCTCACTGCGCAGGGTTACGGGGCATAAGGTTGGATTGCCTGCTTTTACCTGGATGCTGGAATTGGGCGCCCGGTTAATAGGGACCGAAACAGAGCTGGTGCTGAAAAGCCGTTGGGTATTGCCAGGCAGGTTATTAAAGGATGGGTTCCGTTTTAAATACGTGCAGGTGGAAGATGCCTTACAGGATATTGTAAGCAAAACACCCCGCAAGAAGTATCACCTGTTTTAA